A segment of the Lycium ferocissimum isolate CSIRO_LF1 chromosome 5, AGI_CSIRO_Lferr_CH_V1, whole genome shotgun sequence genome:
TGGAGAAAACTCAAGCTTTTGGAACTGTATACTAGAAATATGCACAAGGAATACTCATCCCTAGAACTGAGACTGGTGGAACTCAAAAGGAGATTAAAGGATATACAGGATGACTTGAATATGGACTACTTCAATCAACAACTCATAGAGGAGGAAAGAACTATCAGTCAACAAATTGTGAAGTGGGATGGTATACATGAAAAGGTACTTAGACATAAATCAAGAGCAACTTAGATTAACCCTGGTGATAAAAACTCCAAATAATTCTATGCTAAGCTGAAAGCCAGACAATCCAGAAACAAAGTCTCTAGCATATGTACTGAACAGAACACTAGACTAACTGACCCTGATCTTATTAAACAGGAATTTAGAGGTTTTTTCCAACAATTAGTAGGTGCAGCTGCTCAATCATTACCATGCTTAGATATAACTATTCCTAGAGATGTCCCCTACTTGACTcttagtcaacaacaacaaatggtGTTGATAATAACCAGAAAAGAAATACtagatgttgttgttgatttgccCCTTGATAAAGCACCTGGCATTGATGGTTATCTAGCAGAGTTCTTCAAACAAAATTGGGATGTAGTAGGAGAAGATGTTATAAAAGCAGTAACTCAGTTCTTTGAATCAGGGAAAATTCTCAAAGAGGGTTAACTGTACCACAGTCACACTAATTCCAAAGGGGGCAAATCCTACTTATGTAAAAGAATTCAGACCCATTGCTTGTTGTTCTACTATGTACAAGACTATAGCCAAAATACTTATTGCCAGGCTCAAACCAGTAGTAGACTACCTAGTAGGACCATCCCAATCAGCTTTTATAGAAGGCATAAATATTCTTGACAATGTGATTCTGGTACATGAAATTTTCAAAAGCTACTCCTGGAAAACAGTTTCTCCTAGATGTTTCATTAAAGTGGATATAAGGAAAGCCTATGATTTAGTTGAATGGGAATTTGTAAGACAACTGCTGATGGAGTTTGGAATTCCTACCAGAATGGTCAACTGGATTATAGAATGTGTTAGTACTGTCAGTAATTCCTTATTAATCAATGGAGTATTATCTCCCAAGCTTGAAGCAAAAAAAGGACTAAGACAGGGTGACCTAATGTCACCCTATCTCTTTGTCCTAATAATGGAGTACCTCAATAGGACCTTGAAACAGTTAAGCCAGAAAACAGACTTCAAACACCATCCCAGATGTGCTAAACTGAAAATTATACATGTGTGTTTTGCTGATGATCTATTGATGTGTTGCAGGGAAGACTACCCTTCTATAAAACTCATGATGTAATCTTTTGAACATTTCTCAGCAGTGTCTGGTCTAAAGGCAAACATGGAGAAAAGCAATCTTTACATAGCTGGTGCTACTGACCAGCTTAAACAGCAACTGATTGATGAGCTACACTTTGCAGTTGGCACACTCCCTTCTAAGTATTTAGGTGTTTCCTTTATCTTCTAGGAAGCTAACTATCAACCAGTGCCTCCCACTTGTAGATAAAATGGTTGCCAAAGTGAGATGTTGGACCTCCAAGTTTCTCTCATACTCAGGCAGGTTACAACTCATAAAGAGTGTATTGTTTGAGATGCAAACATATTGGAGTCAAGTCTTCCTCCTACCCAAGAAAATACCCAAGATGGTGGTAGGAGTGTGCAGGAACTACCTGCGAGTGGGACAAGTGAGTATGCAAAAAAAGCACCTATTGCCTGGGACACCTTATGTCAATCCAAATCTTCAGGAGGGTTGAATATCATACAGTTTGAGCAATGGAATAGAGCTGCCATTAGTAAACTCCTACGGGCAATTGCTAAGAAAAAGGACAAGATGTGGGTACTTTGGGTTCACATACACTACATCAAGAATAGAGATATCAAAGAGATGGTCACTCCAAAGCAGGCTACATGGTTAATCAGGAAAATGTTTGATGCCAGACAATGGAAGGAACTAGAAGAGCTTAAGAAGTGTACAAAGAATGGAAAGTTCAGCATTAAACAAGCATACCTCTCAACTAtgccacaacaacccaaaatacaatGGAAATCATTGGTGTTACTCAAAAATGTGATCCCCAGGCAACAGTTCATATTATGGATGGTAGTTCAGAATAGATTAGCCACAACTGATAGATTAGCTGCTTGGGGAATACAGGTGGATCCTATATGTCAACTATGTTCAGTTGGAGAAGTAGAAACACACAAACATCTGTTCTTTGAATGTAACTATGCAAGTTTTGTCTGGCAAACTCTCCTCCACTGGACAGGTATCAGGAGACAGATTGGGACATGGGATGAGGAAGTGCAATGGATGTCCAGAAGAGTCACTAGTAGCAGTCCTAAATGGGCTATATTGGGTTTTGTCTTCACATCTGTTGTATACCATATTTGGATGGAAAGAAATGCAAGAagatttcaacaacaacacagAAGCAATGTGGATAGGACTAGAGAAATACCTTTACAATTGCATATTGTAGGCCAAAGTAATTGTAAATGGAGTAGGAGGTTAGCAGACCTCAATAGTTTTCCTTGTTAGCATTGCTACATAGGCTGTGACAGGTTTAGAGTAGCATAGAAAGGTTATTTTGCATAGGTTTTGCTTTGAGAGTCCTGTCTCTATAGTCCAAAAGAGCAGGTGTGTACAAAGTTTACTTGGTTTAATACAAATTTCagatttgaccaaaaaaaaaatgccctAAACGACCGAACAGATCGTTACATTAAAATAAACCATTTACTCGATTTCTTAACTattaaccaaatcaaatcaagcatCAACAAAGTTTATCAGTTTAGCTATTGATGATCTTTGTTAATTTGGATTGGTTTGgcaattttttcaatttatatttACTAACGGTTAGTAATTTAATGAATGAACCAATTACATATTTATAGTGTGtaactattatattatatttaatatatataattataaaaattatgcatatataatttattagtttgatttgattttcatcttctattttttttaataaaaacaaaCCAGATCAAATATTACAGAGtttctaaaatataaaaacaaatcaaaaccaaataatataatatcattttttatttgGATAAGATTTTTTGTTAACCTTAAACACCATAATTGTGCATATGACGTAACTCAGACATCTTATTGTATAAGATGTCAAGTGCTATAAGGAGACAGGGTACACAAATTTTTAGATAAAGTACTTGCTGCATTATAACTGCATCCACTGTTTCATTACGCTAATTTCTTAATATAaacattatttgaaaaaatgaattattCGATTATCCATTAATTATTGTATGTTTATGCTCATACTTGACCTAATTGATTCAAAGATGGATTCTTTACACTTACATTTGACTTAAAACGATGGAAAGGTTGAACCTTCACGATTATTCTAGAAAGTAATGGATTTTATGATTTGATTGCAATGTAAGGCTCTTATCTACTTATTGTATGTTTTTAAACTATGAATTTGAGACTAACAAAGCAAGACAAGGAGTATTAGAAGTACCAACCCTCGTCATCACTATAGTTTAGGGTCGGTCAACGATGATGCTGGGTACACGTACTTCccgtactcactctacacttgtATGCAGGTTTGGATCCAAGCACGAGTAGAGGTCGTGATTCTGTTGATCATTGAGGCACGCTTTTGGAGTCCAGGGTCTGCTGATAAGGGTCCCACATCACCAAACTTTACTCTCTTATTTACTTACTGTCTTCCTTCATTCCAGACAGCTTTATGTAGtatttccagacttgtatttGAATTAGTTGCTCGTGTGTTTGTGACTCCCAGGTTTTGGGGAGCGTTTCAGATTTAGACATATTTTGTATCTATGTATTATTAAGACTTAAGTACCTTGGGTTGTTTTGACTTTACTTCCGCAATTATTTTATGTTATCTTGACTTGTATGGATTCGGGGTTTCGCCTAATAATTGAGTTGGGATCCCTCAcggcacaattgggtttttgGGTCGTTACACTTTGCGATTTGAACCTCTTTATTTGTATTAATACAAAACAACCCCTTAggtttaaagaattttttttttttttaaaaaaaaagatagattGTACTGACCCCATTAGAACAGCTTAATGAATTTCTATCATTACTATGAATTAttgtccttttttttaatacgtctcttaagaaatattaattagaaagAGTTTTTGACAACATCCTTGTTTATGTTTAAGTTAAAATCTCTCTTCATTAAAtgttcattaataacaaaattCTACCACTggtaaaatggagaaaaataattaattgtgccttgaacttctaaaacgataaataatttgagacaattatttttagtaaccaCGGCAAATAATTTGAGGCAGAGGGAGTAGAAATTAGTTGACTCACGTGTAGTGAGGCAAATAATTAATGTTAACACTAATACTTAAATTGGTGAATTGTTGACTACTTGGTGCTTGATGGACATAAAATGAAGCATAAGCTTATTTAATTgattcttgtcacgacccaattcgtgaaTTGTGATGGCACTTACACTTGTCCCCCCCCCCCGGAGAgcgaaccattcccaaatcattttagtcatttataagaattatgcAGAAATAAACAATGATTTAGCTAACAGATTCAAATCATATGaataataagtgcggaagtaataataaccccaaaatctggtctggactagtacaagagccactattacATAGATACAAGTCTGATAGGAAGTACAACTCTCAAATATCAATACTGTCTTAAGAATACAGAGCAGACAGTTAAATACAAAGGAAGAGTCTCCGGGTTGCGGATCTAGCCCAAATGCTCACCCTAGAGTCTCTGTCAAGTAGACTCAGATCACTCTCGAGGACGGGAACTGGAACTagtaacaaactctgcactcaaagaagagtacaacaagagtagcatcagtacaaacaacaagtactggtaggtatcataggccgacaacaattagttcacatatatgaagaaagaaatcaacaagtaggcAGATAAGCAATCAAGCATAATCACGAATCATTTATCCCAATATATCAAAGCTTCCACCCACACATACGTCATACCGGAACTTGCCTTCCAAGTCATAAGCCTaggtgaagcttctaaaccacaagtctgctAGGTCTCAACAATCTCAAATCAATAATCACAAATCTAAGTCCTGAACCTAGGtggagtcactaatccacaatcaAGCCCAATCTATAATCAAATCTATACCAGAACAATAGTATAAACAAACCATGCCAGATCAGAAACACGGAGCTATATGATGATGTAGgatgaaatgtaatgatgtgcaatgcaatgcaatgcactggccaaataccctgtacacacatgctaaaggcattGTTCGCataatagtcatgacccatgggggacatGCGAAATTCATGTACCCCTCGCTCCGGAAtatacctcg
Coding sequences within it:
- the LOC132057800 gene encoding uncharacterized protein LOC132057800; protein product: MYKTIAKILIARLKPVVDYLVGPSQSAFIEGINILDNVILVHEIFKSYSWKTVSPRCFIKVDIRKAYDLVEWEFVRQLLMEFGIPTRMVNWIIECVSTVSNSLLINGVLSPKLEAKKGLRQGDLMSPYLFVLIMEYLNRTLKQLSQKTDFKHHPRSVSGLKANMEKSNLYIAGATDQLKQQLIDELHFAVGTLPSNLPPTQENTQDGGRSVQELPASGTSEYAKKAPIAWDTLCQSKSSGGLNIIQFEQWNRAAISKLLRAIAKKKDKMWVLWVHIHYIKNRDIKEMVTPKQATWLIRKMFDARQWKELEELKKCTKNGKFSIKQAYLSTMPQQPKIQWKSLVLLKNVIPRQQFILWMVVQNRLATTDRLAAWGIQVDPICQLCSVGEVETHKHLFFECNYASFVWQTLLHWTGIRRQIGTWDEEVQWMSRRVTSSSPKWAILGFVFTSVVYHIWMERNARRFQQQHRSNVDRTREIPLQLHIVGQSNCKWSRRLADLNSFPC